GAAAACAATGGCTACAGAGCAGTGGCTGCCAAGGACGGCGTTGAAGGGATTGAACTGGCAGAGACCGAACACCCCGATTTGATTACGCTGGACATCTCTATGCCAAGGGAATCGGGTGTCAAGATGTACAAGAAGCTGCTTGAATCAGGAAAGACGGCAGACATTCCGGTAATAATGTTGACTGGTGCTCCACCGGAATTGGACGGGTTCCTCGGTCGAATGAAGCAGAAGAAGAAACCGGCTGCCTTCCTTGAGAAACCGGTGACTGATGAAGAGCTGTTAGCAGAAGTACGGCAGTTGATAGGTTGATTAGTTCTTTTCCGTATGGCCGCCTGTCACTTCATCCGGGACAGAACTGATCTTCTCTTCATGGGACCTCCCGGAGTTGGGAAATCTCATCTCGTGCAGGCGATTGGACATCAGG
This genomic interval from Candidatus Zixiibacteriota bacterium contains the following:
- a CDS encoding response regulator; translated protein: MSDKKTILIVDDEPDVLRWLTVLFENNGYRAVAAKDGVEGIELAETEHPDLITLDISMPRESGVKMYKKLLESGKTADIPVIMLTGAPPELDGFLGRMKQKKKPAAFLEKPVTDEELLAEVRQLIG
- a CDS encoding ATP-binding protein, with protein sequence MAACHFIRDRTDLLFMGPPGVGKSHLVQAIGHQ